One genomic region from Alphaproteobacteria bacterium SS10 encodes:
- a CDS encoding glycosyltransferase family 4 protein — protein sequence MTNAALYYHPDGYRTDGKKLMGRQAAGESFLKGFLHYAEVDELVAVCTRNAHAEDFKAFRREVLGDADTRPAKAISKNNLKDLEAVGTVFCPGPGLEDYVWRRRRAKSNSFSVTGITHTTASELAMSAIAGLLTAPVEPWDALICTSNAVRNSVDRLHEIYGSYLAERYGVKHVPCRAQLPVIPLGIFADDFDLPDDQRLGHRTRLRQKMGIAEQDIVVLFVGRLSFHAKANPAPMLIALEQTVKSLAPGVRLHLIQSGWFANDAIERAFREANKTFAPSVVHHLVNGRDPDYRANAWHASDIFCSLSDNIQETFGLTPVEAMAAQLPLVVTDWNGYRDTIPHGEAGFRIATVLPDREAGLAFADRYEDGTISYDRYCAESSMATAVDIRQTTEAFTTLANDPDKRKAMGQAGRKRVRDHYDWRVVVRQYQELWTELAARRAKSEAPDSKPTKPDPEHMELWGHPTRPNPFHMFAGYPTHQLSPKTRLHTGHMDTNVLRNASKSIILSVDNSPYVGPSQLGQNIFNQVRHAGDAGVTLEEIYAANADKDRAMATTTTGWLLKIGALRVEEAALTVPEGSTGP from the coding sequence ATGACGAACGCCGCTCTCTATTACCATCCCGATGGCTATCGTACAGACGGGAAAAAGCTTATGGGCCGGCAAGCGGCCGGTGAAAGCTTCCTGAAAGGCTTCCTGCACTATGCCGAGGTGGATGAGCTGGTCGCGGTTTGCACCCGGAATGCCCATGCCGAAGACTTTAAGGCGTTCCGGCGTGAGGTCCTGGGCGATGCCGACACACGGCCAGCCAAGGCGATCTCTAAGAACAATCTGAAAGACCTTGAAGCCGTTGGCACCGTGTTCTGCCCCGGCCCAGGACTTGAGGACTATGTCTGGCGTCGGCGCCGCGCGAAGAGCAACAGCTTCTCCGTCACTGGCATCACCCATACCACGGCGAGTGAGCTGGCCATGTCAGCCATTGCCGGCTTACTCACGGCCCCTGTTGAGCCGTGGGACGCACTGATCTGTACCTCAAATGCGGTGCGCAACAGCGTTGATCGGCTGCATGAAATTTATGGGTCTTACCTGGCCGAGCGATATGGGGTGAAGCATGTCCCATGCCGCGCCCAGCTACCGGTTATCCCGCTGGGTATCTTTGCCGATGATTTTGACCTGCCCGACGATCAACGCCTGGGCCATCGCACCCGACTTCGGCAGAAGATGGGCATCGCAGAACAAGATATCGTGGTTCTGTTCGTTGGCCGCTTGAGCTTCCATGCCAAGGCAAACCCAGCCCCGATGCTGATCGCGCTTGAGCAGACGGTGAAGTCACTCGCCCCGGGCGTCCGGCTGCACCTGATCCAATCCGGTTGGTTTGCTAATGACGCCATTGAACGAGCCTTTAGGGAGGCGAACAAAACCTTCGCACCCTCCGTTGTTCATCACCTCGTTAATGGCCGCGACCCGGATTATCGGGCCAATGCCTGGCATGCCTCAGATATCTTCTGCTCCCTCTCAGACAATATCCAAGAGACCTTTGGCCTAACCCCGGTTGAGGCGATGGCGGCACAGCTGCCGCTCGTCGTGACTGATTGGAACGGCTACCGCGATACCATTCCCCATGGTGAGGCAGGGTTCCGGATCGCGACCGTGCTACCAGACCGGGAAGCAGGCCTAGCCTTTGCTGACCGATATGAGGACGGCACGATCTCATACGACCGGTATTGCGCTGAAAGCTCCATGGCGACGGCGGTTGATATTCGCCAGACCACCGAGGCCTTCACCACCCTGGCCAATGATCCGGACAAGCGGAAGGCGATGGGCCAAGCTGGCCGCAAGCGAGTTCGTGATCACTATGATTGGCGCGTTGTGGTGCGCCAGTACCAGGAACTATGGACCGAGCTTGCAGCACGCCGGGCGAAGAGCGAAGCGCCAGACAGCAAACCAACGAAGCCGGACCCTGAGCATATGGAGCTTTGGGGGCATCCAACGCGCCCGAACCCATTCCATATGTTTGCCGGTTACCCAACCCACCAGCTATCGCCTAAAACGCGGCTACACACCGGCCACATGGATACCAATGTGCTCCGGAACGCTAGCAAATCGATCATTCTGAGCGTCGATAACTCGCCCTATGTCGGGCCGAGTCAGCTTGGGCAAAACATCTTCAATCAGGTGCGACATGCCGGTGATGCTGGCGTCACCTTAGAAGAGATTTACGCCGCCAACGCCGATAAGGATCGGGCGATGGCAACCACCACCACTGGCTGGTTGCTGAAGATCGGTGCACTAAGGGTTGAAGAGGCCGCCCTCACCGTTCCAGAGGGCAGCACGGGACCTTAA
- a CDS encoding HlyD family type I secretion periplasmic adaptor subunit — MTEETKQPEAEQQPIAGLKLAPAAADQDGEQAAPSGMTSPFQLARKPAMTGMIIVALFFGGVGGWATFAPLESASIASGQVAVDSRRQTVQHLEGGIIQEILIDEGSIVQQGDVLIRLDTTRAAANLELLRGQYLSAIGSKARLQTERDGADQIAFFAELADEDLTQEERAIIEGQQNVFDTRQRHMNGQRDILDQRVLQLNEQISAFQAQEKAETAQLALIREEIGAVKELVEKGLERKPRLLSLQRAAAEIAGNRGEYRGRMAQVGEQISEVRSQLIDLENQRLNEVTEQLRETEDQIYDLRQRLSAAEDVMLRTDIVAPRSGTVVSLRFHTPGGVIRAGDAVLDMVPSDDRLLIDARVNPLDIDVLTTGMQAQVRLSAYSQRTMPVLGAELIHLSADALTDEATGTSYYTARIEVDADELAAVQDAKLVPGMPAEVMLLTGRRTAMEYLLDPITKSIERGMKER, encoded by the coding sequence ATGACCGAAGAGACCAAACAGCCCGAGGCTGAACAACAGCCAATCGCCGGTTTGAAACTCGCCCCAGCTGCCGCCGATCAAGACGGCGAGCAGGCAGCACCGTCGGGCATGACCTCCCCATTCCAACTGGCACGCAAGCCAGCGATGACCGGCATGATCATCGTTGCCCTATTCTTTGGCGGCGTTGGTGGCTGGGCAACCTTCGCCCCACTTGAAAGCGCCTCAATTGCCAGTGGCCAAGTGGCCGTTGATAGTCGCCGCCAGACGGTTCAGCACCTTGAGGGCGGCATCATCCAGGAAATCCTGATCGATGAGGGCAGCATTGTTCAGCAGGGTGATGTCCTAATCCGCCTGGACACTACCCGTGCGGCGGCCAATCTGGAGTTGCTTCGTGGTCAGTACCTGTCTGCCATTGGTTCAAAAGCACGGCTGCAAACCGAACGTGATGGCGCGGATCAGATTGCCTTCTTTGCCGAGCTTGCGGATGAAGACCTGACACAGGAAGAGCGCGCGATCATTGAAGGCCAGCAGAACGTCTTCGACACCCGCCAGCGCCACATGAATGGCCAGCGCGATATCCTGGATCAGCGCGTACTGCAGCTGAACGAACAAATCTCAGCATTCCAAGCGCAGGAGAAAGCCGAGACGGCTCAGCTCGCCCTGATCCGCGAAGAGATCGGCGCTGTTAAAGAGCTCGTTGAAAAAGGCCTGGAGCGTAAACCCCGCCTCCTCAGCCTCCAACGCGCTGCTGCTGAGATTGCGGGTAACCGTGGCGAGTATCGTGGTCGCATGGCACAGGTTGGTGAGCAGATCAGTGAAGTTCGTTCGCAGCTTATCGATTTGGAGAACCAGCGCCTTAATGAGGTCACCGAGCAGCTTCGTGAGACCGAGGACCAAATCTATGACCTTCGCCAGCGCCTAAGCGCGGCTGAGGATGTCATGCTTCGCACTGATATTGTCGCACCACGAAGCGGCACGGTGGTTAGCCTTCGTTTCCACACACCTGGCGGTGTTATCCGGGCCGGTGATGCGGTGCTCGACATGGTGCCAAGTGATGATCGCTTGCTGATCGATGCCCGGGTCAACCCGCTCGACATTGATGTGCTGACAACCGGCATGCAAGCACAGGTTCGCCTGTCGGCTTACAGCCAGCGAACGATGCCCGTACTTGGTGCCGAGCTCATCCACCTATCGGCCGATGCGCTGACTGATGAGGCAACTGGTACGTCCTACTACACCGCCCGTATTGAGGTTGATGCCGATGAGTTGGCAGCGGTTCAGGATGCCAAGCTAGTGCCCGGTATGCCGGCCGAGGTGATGCTGCTGACCGGTCGTCGGACCGCGATGGAGTACCTCTTGGATCCGATCACCAAGAGCATCGAGCGTGGCATGAAAGAGCGCTAG
- a CDS encoding type I secretion system permease/ATPase, with product MSSTALAPASAGPSNAGAAGQPAPVGSTDLNAEKAIKACRSVFAVVALFSFFVNLLMLTVPIYMMQVFDRVLSSRSVDTLYLLTAVAIFSLLILGLLDWVRSKVLVHISSWLDDSLGRHVLATSIRAASLNAEATSVQGLRDLTQLRNFAAGQNIFHFFDAPWVPLYILVIYAVHPVMGMVALFGAIVLFGMALANDLATRKPLNEANGRAIHQMQNAEATVRNAEVVEAMGMLDSLVGRWDRENREILAIQETASRKAGSIGAFTKFFRLAIQLGILGIGVYLALGQHITPGAMIAGSIILGRALAPIEQMIGSWRSFIGARESYDRLNKILQRDLSEIRGEMTFPDPTGRLTAESVTFGMRGSTKPILRGVSFALEPGEALGLIGPSAAGKSTLARLLCGVWMPTSGKVRLDNVDVFHWNRRDFGRHMGYLPQDIELFAGTIRENIARMGQASDEEVIDAAVKANAHDLILRLPEGYDTKIGPGGLGLSGGQRQRIGLARALFGKPSLLILDEPNSNLDSEGEAALMDALKTARDQGVTIVIIAHRPSVLAFVDKMLVLRDGMVEMFGDRNEVMAKLTRAVPTTSAPDAPAVTGGTQGGDSKVIGGNS from the coding sequence ATGAGCAGTACCGCCCTTGCACCGGCATCCGCCGGGCCATCTAACGCCGGCGCGGCCGGTCAACCTGCCCCTGTAGGCAGCACGGATCTTAACGCTGAGAAGGCTATTAAGGCCTGCCGTAGCGTGTTTGCCGTGGTGGCCCTGTTCAGCTTCTTCGTTAACTTGCTGATGCTGACCGTGCCAATCTACATGATGCAGGTCTTTGACCGCGTCTTGTCGAGCCGGTCCGTCGATACGCTCTACCTGCTGACTGCGGTCGCTATCTTCTCCCTGCTGATCCTGGGGCTGCTGGATTGGGTCCGTTCAAAGGTACTGGTCCATATCTCATCGTGGTTGGACGATTCGCTCGGTCGCCATGTGCTTGCCACCTCCATTCGCGCGGCATCGCTTAACGCGGAAGCAACCAGCGTTCAGGGCCTGCGCGACCTTACTCAGCTGCGCAACTTTGCGGCGGGTCAGAACATCTTCCACTTCTTCGATGCCCCATGGGTGCCGCTCTACATCCTCGTGATCTACGCGGTGCACCCGGTCATGGGCATGGTCGCCCTGTTCGGCGCGATTGTTTTGTTCGGCATGGCACTCGCCAATGATCTGGCGACCCGTAAGCCACTGAACGAGGCTAATGGCCGAGCCATCCATCAGATGCAGAATGCCGAGGCCACCGTGCGCAATGCCGAGGTGGTCGAGGCCATGGGCATGCTCGACAGCCTGGTTGGTCGCTGGGATCGTGAGAATCGCGAGATCCTCGCCATTCAGGAAACCGCCAGCCGTAAGGCGGGGTCTATCGGCGCCTTTACTAAGTTCTTCCGCCTGGCGATCCAGCTCGGCATCCTTGGTATCGGTGTGTACCTGGCGCTGGGTCAGCACATCACGCCGGGTGCGATGATTGCTGGTTCGATTATCCTAGGCCGTGCCCTCGCCCCAATTGAGCAAATGATCGGGTCCTGGCGTAGCTTTATTGGCGCCCGCGAGTCATATGACCGCCTCAATAAAATCCTGCAGCGGGACCTGTCTGAGATCCGGGGTGAGATGACCTTCCCCGACCCAACTGGTCGCCTTACTGCCGAGTCGGTGACCTTTGGCATGCGCGGTTCGACCAAGCCGATCCTGCGCGGGGTTAGCTTTGCCCTGGAGCCCGGTGAAGCGTTAGGCCTGATCGGGCCGTCAGCGGCCGGTAAGTCTACCCTCGCCCGCCTGCTCTGCGGTGTTTGGATGCCAACCTCCGGCAAGGTGCGCCTGGATAATGTGGACGTATTCCACTGGAACCGTCGGGATTTTGGTCGGCATATGGGCTACCTGCCTCAGGACATCGAACTCTTCGCCGGAACGATCCGCGAGAATATCGCCCGGATGGGTCAGGCCAGTGATGAAGAGGTGATCGACGCGGCGGTTAAGGCCAATGCCCACGATCTAATCCTGCGTCTGCCCGAGGGCTATGACACGAAGATCGGCCCCGGTGGCCTTGGCCTCTCTGGTGGTCAGCGCCAACGGATCGGCCTTGCCCGTGCCCTGTTTGGCAAGCCAAGCCTGCTGATCCTGGATGAGCCGAACTCAAACCTTGATAGCGAGGGTGAAGCGGCCCTGATGGACGCGCTTAAGACCGCGCGCGATCAGGGTGTGACCATCGTTATCATCGCCCACCGCCCCAGCGTCCTGGCCTTCGTCGATAAGATGCTGGTCCTGCGTGACGGCATGGTTGAGATGTTTGGCGACCGCAATGAGGTAATGGCCAAACTTACCCGTGCGGTGCCCACCACCTCAGCGCCAGATGCGCCAGCGGTGACTGGCGGCACACAAGGCGGTGATAGCAAAGTGATTGGTGGTAACAGCTGA